Proteins encoded within one genomic window of Humulus lupulus chromosome 1, drHumLupu1.1, whole genome shotgun sequence:
- the LOC133812631 gene encoding sugar transporter ERD6-like 4 has protein sequence MSFRDESSDEGRDLRKPFIHTGSWYRMGSRQSSSIISSSAQVLRDGSISVVLCVLIVALGPIQFGFTCGYSSPTQSAIIKDLNLTLSEYSLFGSLSNVGAMVGAIASGQIAEYIGRKGSLMIAAIPNIIGWLTISFAKDSSFLFMGRLLEGFGVGIISYTVPVYIAEIAPQNMRGTLGAVNQLSVTIGIMLAYLLGMFVNWRVLAVLGILPCTILIPGLFFIPESPRWLAKMGMTEDFESSLQVLRGFDTDITAEVNDIKRTVASSSNRRTAIRFADLKRRRYWFPLMVGIGLLVLQQLSGINGILFYSSNIFQNAGISSSNVATFGLGAVQVLATGVATWLLDKAGRRLLLIVSSVGMTTSLLVVAVAFYIEGIVSEETQLYKVMGVLSLVGLVAVVIFFSLGLGPIPWIIMSEILPVNIKGLAGSAATFLNWLTSWAITFTANLLLNWSSGATFTIYTVVTAFTVVFTSLWVPETKGRTLEEIQQSFR, from the exons ATGAGTTTCAGGGATGAGAGTAGTGATGAAGGAAGGGACCTTAGGAAACCGTTCATCCACACCGGGAGCTGGTACAGAATGGGGTCGAGACAGTCATCTAGCATTATCAGTTCCTCCGCTCAGGTTCTCCGTGATGGTTCCATCTCCGTTGTGCTCTGTGTCCTCATCGTAGCTTTGGGTCCAATCCAATTCGGATTCACG TGTGGGTATTCTTCTCCAACTCAATCGGCAATCATTAAGGATCTTAATCTTACTCTTTCAGAG TATTCTTTGTTCGGTTCTTTATCAAATGTTGGTGCCATGGTTGGGGCAATAGCAAGTGGTCAGATTGCAGAATACATTGGGCGTAAAGGG TCGCTAATGATTGCTGCAATTCCTAATATCATTGGATGGCTTACGATATCATTTGCGAAA GATTCATCATTTTTGTTCATGGGAAGATTGTTGGAAGGTTTTGGTGTTGGTATAATCTCTTATACG GTACCTGTATATATAGCTGAGATTGCACCTCAAAACATGAGAGGAACCTTGGGGGCTGTAAACCAG CTCTCAGTGACCATCGGCATAATGCTGGCTTATTTGTTGGGGATGTTTGTGAACTGGAGAGTGCTTGCCGTGTTAG GAATTTTGCCATGCACAATACTGATACCCGGATTATTTTTTATCCCAGAATCTCCACGATGGCTT GCCAAAATGGGGATGACCGAAGATTTTGAATCCTCCTTGCAAGTTTTGCGGGGTTTTGACACAGACATCACTGCAGAAGTGAATGATATCAAG AGAACAGTAGCGTCATCATCAAACAGGCGAACTGCAATCCGGTTTGCAGATCTCAAGAGAAGAAGATATTGGTTTCCCTTGATG GTAGGAATTGGATTACTTGTGCTTCAGCAACTCAGTGGTATCAATGGCATCTTATTCTATTCTAGCAACATCTTTCAAAATGCTG GGATTTCGTCAAGTAATGTTGCCACATTTGGACTTGGGGCCGTTCAG GTTTTGGCCACTGGAGTAGCAACTTGGTTGTTAGACAAAGCTGGTCGAAGGCTGCTCCTCATT GTATCATCGGTTGGAATGACCACTAGCCTCCTCGTTGTTGCAGTTGCCTTTTATATAGAG GGGATTGTGTCAGAAGAGACTCAACTCTATAAAGTGATGGGTGTACTTTCACTCGTTGGGCTTGTG GCTGTGGTGATATTCTTCTCTTTGGGATTGGGACCTATTCCTTGGATTATTATGTCTGAG ATTCTTCCGGTGAACATTAAGGGTCTTGCTGGCAGTGCAGCAACATTCTTAAATTGGCTTACATCTTGGGCTATCACATTTACTGCAAACCTACTCTTGAATTGGAGTAGTGgag CGACCTTCACAATCTACACCGTAGTGACTGCGTTCACTGTTGTTTTTACTTCGCTTTGGGTTCCAGAAACCAAGGGAAGAACTCTCGAAGAAATCCAGCAGTCTTTCAGATGA
- the LOC133812632 gene encoding DNA-3-methyladenine glycosylase 1, producing MVKRAQTQSQTEIQPPSPPESTEMATVNVSKKSPNFSKIPFRARKVRKLSSKSPIGEVSVSVLDSSKSVAISISETPPLKLSTVLPKTLKPLTSKPEIELALDYLRSSDPLLATLIDSHPAPEFKSDSLPFQSLSRSIIYQQLASKAANSIYARFVTLCGGESLVHPDSVSSLSAQKLRQVGVSGRKASYLHDLAEKFSNGCLSDSSILAMDDESLLTMLTMVKGIGAWTVHMFMIFSLHRPDVLPVGDLGVRKGVQRLYGLKELPRPLEMEKLCEKWKPYRTVGAWYMWRLMDPPKPKAEEISSTS from the coding sequence ATGGTTAAACGTGCCCAAACTCAGTCTCAAACGGAAATTCAACCACCTTCTCCTCCCGAATCAACGGAAATGGCCACCGTTAATGTTTCTAAAAAATCCCCAAACTTTTCCAAAATTCCATTCCGGGCCAGAAAAGTCCGAAAACTCTCTTCCAAGTCCCCAATCGGCGAAGTCTCCGTCTCTGTCTTGGACTCCTCCAAATCAGTCGCGATCTCCATCAGTGAAACCCCACCATTGAAACTCTCCACTGTTTTGCCCAAAACCCTTAAACCCTTAACTTCGAAACCCGAAATCGAGCTCGCTCTCGACTATTTGCGGAGCTCCGACCCGCTTCTGGCGACCCTGATCGATTCCCACCCGGCTCCGGAATTCAAATCCGATAGCTTACCGTTCCAGTCTCTGTCGAGAAGCATTATCTACCAGCAACTCGCTTCCAAAGCGGCGAACTCGATCTATGCCCGCTTCGTCACGCTCTGCGGCGGCGAGTCGCTAGTCCATCCCGACTCAGTGAGTTCGCTCTCGGCTCAGAAACTCCGGCAAGTTGGTGTCTCCGGGAGAAAAGCGAGTTACCTTCATGATCTGGCGGAGAAGTTCAGTAATGGGTGTTTGTCAGATTCGTCGATTCTTGCGATGGACGACGAGTCTCTGCTTACGATGCTGACAATGGTGAAAGGAATTGGGGCTTGGACAGTTCACATGTTTATGATATTTTCTCTACACAGACCGGACGTGCTTCCGGTGGGTGATCTTGGTGTGAGGAAAGGGGTTCAACGCTTGTATGGGTTGAAAGAGTTGCCTCGGCCATTGGAGATGGAGAAATTATGTGAGAAATGGAAGCCTTATAGGACTGTTGGGGCTTGGTATATGTGGAGGCTTATGGATCCCCCCAAACCCAAGGCTGAGGAAATCTCATCAACAAGCTAA